One genomic region from Saprospiraceae bacterium encodes:
- a CDS encoding phosphatase PAP2 family protein → MDYFLQLDLRIFHLINQVWVHPYLDMILSFSRNQFVWTPLYAFLIGFFIFNFGTKGLYLCLFAIGLVILSNLISSELIKKNVRRTRPCNEVSLEQNRRLLVQCGTGYSFTSSHATNHFCFSVFIILAAASYLPRTRYLFLL, encoded by the coding sequence TTTTTCACCTCATCAATCAGGTTTGGGTACATCCTTATTTGGATATGATCTTATCCTTTAGCCGTAACCAGTTTGTCTGGACACCATTATATGCTTTCCTGATTGGTTTTTTTATATTTAATTTCGGGACTAAAGGTTTATACCTCTGCCTCTTTGCCATCGGATTAGTGATTTTATCCAATTTGATCAGCAGCGAATTGATCAAAAAGAATGTGAGACGGACGAGGCCATGCAATGAAGTGAGTCTGGAACAAAATCGGAGATTATTGGTTCAATGTGGTACAGGTTATAGTTTTACTTCTTCCCATGCGACGAATCATTTTTGTTTTTCAGTCTTTATCATTTTAGCTGCTGCATCGTATTTACCTAGAACAAGATATTTATTTCTTCTTTAG
- a CDS encoding phosphatase PAP2 family protein, with protein MIAYAQIYVGVHYPMDVIFGSLLGIFMGWIGAVFINYYLSPNELNTIRFIMLLLITDRGSMC; from the coding sequence GTGATCGCATATGCCCAGATTTATGTAGGGGTGCATTATCCGATGGATGTGATTTTTGGGTCTTTGTTGGGGATTTTCATGGGGTGGATAGGGGCAGTTTTTATAAATTATTACCTTTCTCCAAATGAACTTAATACAATACGCTTTATTATGCTTTTGCTTATTACTGATAGGGGGAGTATGTGCTAA